Proteins encoded in a region of the Methanobacterium petrolearium genome:
- a CDS encoding class E sortase, whose amino-acid sequence MVTTSKYKIASVVIVLFCVIVAASIAMAGFQQMQNVTKAQKSVKEYQERMSNPVNALDPTDFTSSYINANLYIPKLDVVASIRSDTVNGYNVVYHYPESVMFGQPGECGLLGHRTTYSALFKNIASLEPGDKAIIKDFTERKKYVYQVTSNGDDIRWDYKTNPIRFSQEGKTRLLIITCYPPGKKQAAWITHFKLVSSTDF is encoded by the coding sequence ATGGTGACAACGTCCAAGTATAAAATTGCTTCAGTTGTGATTGTACTGTTTTGCGTCATTGTAGCCGCAAGCATTGCAATGGCCGGTTTTCAGCAAATGCAAAACGTTACCAAAGCCCAGAAAAGTGTTAAAGAGTATCAGGAAAGGATGAGTAACCCGGTTAATGCGCTTGACCCCACAGATTTTACCAGTTCATATATCAACGCCAACCTATACATACCCAAACTTGATGTTGTTGCCTCTATTCGTTCCGACACTGTAAATGGTTATAATGTGGTTTATCATTATCCAGAAAGTGTAATGTTCGGCCAACCAGGCGAATGTGGACTTTTAGGGCATAGAACTACATATTCTGCATTGTTTAAGAACATAGCATCTTTAGAGCCTGGTGATAAGGCCATTATCAAAGATTTCACAGAAAGAAAGAAATATGTGTACCAAGTAACCTCCAATGGAGATGACATACGATGGGACTACAAAACAAACCCCATTAGATTCTCACAGGAAGGAAAAACACGTTTATTGATCATTACATGTTATCCTCCTGGTAAAAAACAAGCTGCTTGGATTACTCATTTCAAATTGGTATCAAGTACTGATTTTTGA
- the nadC gene encoding carboxylating nicotinate-nucleotide diphosphorylase, producing MRSDLARMIYDDIGFEDITTCALIPPGLNVKGQIISKEAGTVAGVELAFEIFRKFGVETEILKNDGEKIRPGQIIMKIEGDPRNILTLERTVLNLMMRMSGIATLTSKMVEMVRKVNPDVLVAGTRKTTPGLQFFEKKAIRSGGGDTHRYRLDDAILIKDNHLALVGGVTEALSRARKYASFTKKIEIEVETMEEALEAARVGADIIMLDNMSPNEVKNVLTALDNGGLRDDVLIEVSGNINPDNIMQFAKTGADVISAGYITHSAKSLDLSLDLEKMY from the coding sequence ATGAGGAGTGACTTGGCAAGGATGATTTATGATGATATTGGGTTTGAGGATATAACCACCTGTGCATTGATTCCTCCAGGATTGAATGTCAAGGGTCAGATTATAAGTAAAGAAGCAGGAACAGTTGCTGGAGTTGAACTTGCATTTGAAATTTTCAGGAAATTCGGAGTGGAGACTGAAATCCTGAAAAATGATGGTGAAAAGATCAGACCTGGTCAGATTATCATGAAAATAGAAGGTGATCCCCGTAATATTCTAACTTTAGAGCGGACTGTGCTCAATCTTATGATGAGAATGAGTGGTATTGCCACCTTAACTTCTAAAATGGTGGAAATGGTAAGAAAAGTCAACCCTGACGTGTTGGTTGCAGGTACTCGCAAGACCACACCTGGACTTCAATTTTTTGAGAAGAAAGCCATCCGGTCTGGAGGAGGAGACACGCATCGCTACCGACTTGATGATGCTATATTAATCAAGGACAACCACCTTGCTCTGGTGGGAGGAGTGACTGAGGCCCTATCTCGAGCCAGAAAATATGCCAGTTTCACCAAAAAAATCGAAATTGAAGTTGAAACCATGGAAGAAGCTCTTGAAGCTGCCAGAGTCGGTGCTGATATTATAATGTTGGATAACATGTCTCCAAATGAAGTTAAAAACGTTTTAACAGCTCTTGATAATGGGGGACTCCGGGATGATGTCCTAATCGAAGTTTCTGGCAATATTAATCCGGATAATATAATGCAGTTTGCAAAGACTGGAGCAGATGTGATCTCTGCAGGATACATAACCCATTCTGCAAAATCATTGGACTTAAGTTTGGACTTAGAGAAAATGTATTAG
- a CDS encoding replication factor C small subunit, producing the protein MNGPWVEKYRPQNLDEVVGQDHIIQRLKQYVNEESMPNLMFTGPAGVGKTTTAIALAKAMLGEYWKQNFLELNASDARGIETVRKDIKSFCRLKAVGAPFRIIFLDEVDNMTKDAQHALRREMEMYTKTSSFILSCNYSSKIIDPIQSRCAIFRFAPIKGHRIVGRLEQIAKTEGVKYAPGSLESIVYFAEGDMRRAVNILQSTASMGEEITEENVHDVVSKAKPKDVRRIVNLALDGDFMKARDLLREVMVVQGTSGEDMVTQIYQEVSRMSMDDLISGKEYVDLVEHIGEYDFRIREGANPRIQLEALLTKFLPKEKAD; encoded by the coding sequence ATGAACGGACCATGGGTGGAGAAATACCGGCCACAAAACCTGGATGAGGTTGTGGGTCAGGATCACATTATACAAAGACTCAAACAATACGTAAACGAGGAGAGCATGCCTAATCTCATGTTCACCGGCCCGGCTGGGGTGGGAAAGACCACCACCGCCATTGCACTGGCCAAGGCCATGCTGGGGGAATACTGGAAGCAGAACTTCCTGGAGCTGAACGCATCGGATGCCAGGGGTATTGAAACAGTCAGGAAGGATATCAAAAGTTTCTGCCGGCTGAAGGCGGTTGGGGCTCCCTTCAGGATCATATTCCTGGATGAAGTGGACAACATGACTAAGGATGCCCAGCACGCACTGCGTCGGGAGATGGAGATGTACACCAAAACATCCTCCTTTATTCTTTCATGTAACTACTCATCCAAGATCATCGACCCCATCCAGTCCAGGTGTGCTATTTTCAGATTCGCACCCATCAAGGGACATCGAATTGTGGGGAGGCTGGAACAGATCGCCAAAACAGAAGGGGTTAAATACGCCCCAGGAAGTCTGGAAAGCATTGTCTACTTTGCTGAAGGAGATATGCGCCGGGCAGTGAACATCCTCCAGTCCACTGCATCCATGGGTGAGGAAATAACCGAGGAAAATGTTCACGACGTTGTTTCCAAGGCCAAACCCAAAGATGTCAGGCGTATCGTTAATTTAGCACTAGATGGAGATTTCATGAAAGCCCGTGACCTATTAAGAGAGGTTATGGTGGTTCAGGGGACCAGTGGAGAGGACATGGTAACCCAGATCTATCAGGAAGTCTCCAGGATGTCCATGGATGATCTTATCAGTGGCAAGGAGTATGTTGATCTGGTGGAGCATATTGGGGAATACGATTTCCGGATCCGGGAAGGTGCCAATCCCAGGATACAGTTAGAAGCTCTTTTAACCAAATTTTTACCAAAAGAAAAGGCAGATTAG
- a CDS encoding F420-nonreducing hydrogenase: MVKIALEALASCSGCEISILDLHEDLVKLLDQAEIVYAPIIMDVKEVPEDIDIAIVSGSVRNAENKERLEELREKSKYLIAYGTCACYGGITGMADLYTSEEVTSRTYTDNPSTEPAELPNEVVPELLSIVHPAADFTFIDGFIPGCPPKEQLTHDILIPLINDEAPDVPKKSVCADCQREMEHVEFDKIHRRIEGDPDPGKCFLSQGYVCLGSVTLGRCGALCTSAGIPCHGCGGPALDVLREPSHDIYNGVIKRISHLSKMPEKDVEKQLYDIGHVIYGFVIGSTTMEDKQVSLIPQLVKK; this comes from the coding sequence ATGGTAAAAATAGCACTAGAAGCCCTGGCCAGCTGTTCTGGATGTGAAATCTCCATACTTGACCTTCACGAAGATCTAGTCAAATTACTGGACCAGGCAGAAATAGTTTACGCACCCATCATCATGGATGTCAAAGAAGTGCCAGAAGATATTGACATAGCCATTGTCTCTGGTTCAGTTAGAAACGCCGAAAACAAGGAAAGATTGGAAGAACTCAGAGAAAAATCAAAATACCTAATTGCATATGGAACATGCGCCTGCTATGGTGGTATAACTGGTATGGCCGACCTTTACACCTCTGAAGAGGTCACATCCCGTACTTACACCGACAACCCAAGTACCGAACCTGCTGAACTACCCAACGAAGTGGTTCCAGAACTGTTAAGTATTGTTCACCCTGCAGCTGACTTCACCTTTATTGATGGATTCATCCCAGGTTGTCCACCTAAAGAACAATTAACCCATGACATCCTGATACCCTTAATTAACGACGAAGCACCAGATGTTCCTAAAAAAAGTGTCTGTGCTGATTGTCAGCGTGAGATGGAACACGTGGAATTTGATAAAATACACCGCAGAATTGAAGGTGATCCAGATCCAGGAAAATGTTTCCTTAGTCAGGGATATGTTTGTCTTGGTTCAGTGACTCTGGGCCGTTGCGGTGCCCTTTGTACCTCAGCAGGAATCCCCTGTCACGGTTGTGGAGGCCCAGCACTTGATGTTCTAAGGGAACCAAGCCACGACATCTACAACGGAGTCATCAAGAGGATTTCTCACCTTTCCAAGATGCCAGAAAAAGATGTGGAAAAACAGCTTTACGATATTGGACACGTTATCTACGGATTCGTAATTGGAAGTACCACCATGGAGGATAAACAGGTTTCACTCATACCACAACTGGTTAAAAAGTGA
- a CDS encoding mechanosensitive ion channel family protein, producing MTDPDPLYINLIKMAIILIISFVIIKGFIYFVKRSGKRWNLEPTLVQILIEIIKYSGIAVAITLALREFGWDVSAILVSLGIVGIAIGFGARDTISNFIAGIFILADKSFLIGDIVEMSGQKGKVIKLGLRVTTFKTNDNKIITLPNSNFSKNLYINHTAQETRRVGLDVNIPYELELEETVTSLIDVASKCKWVLHDPKPNVFIKEMTDTGIKATLNVWVSDPWKTADYRSQLAMEVKEFLVGGNNGDNVQV from the coding sequence ATGACTGATCCTGATCCATTATACATTAACTTAATCAAAATGGCCATAATCCTGATAATCTCATTCGTTATCATTAAAGGATTCATATACTTTGTAAAAAGATCTGGGAAACGATGGAATCTGGAACCCACACTAGTGCAAATTTTAATTGAAATCATCAAATATTCTGGAATAGCAGTAGCCATAACCCTTGCTTTAAGGGAATTTGGATGGGATGTTAGTGCCATACTCGTCAGTCTGGGTATTGTAGGTATTGCAATTGGTTTTGGTGCCAGGGACACCATATCAAACTTCATAGCTGGAATATTCATACTGGCTGATAAAAGCTTCCTGATCGGAGATATCGTTGAAATGTCTGGACAAAAGGGTAAAGTGATAAAACTGGGTTTAAGGGTCACCACTTTTAAAACTAACGATAACAAGATCATTACCCTCCCTAACTCCAATTTTTCCAAGAATCTCTACATCAATCATACTGCACAGGAAACACGCAGGGTAGGGTTGGATGTTAACATACCCTATGAGCTGGAACTGGAAGAAACAGTTACTTCACTTATAGATGTAGCATCAAAATGTAAATGGGTGTTGCATGACCCCAAACCCAACGTGTTTATAAAAGAAATGACAGATACTGGTATAAAGGCAACCCTGAATGTGTGGGTAAGTGATCCATGGAAGACAGCCGATTATCGAAGTCAGTTGGCCATGGAAGTTAAAGAGTTTTTGGTTGGGGGGAATAATGGTGACAACGTCCAAGTATAA
- a CDS encoding Ni/Fe hydrogenase subunit alpha, whose translation MKNIEISPVSRIEGHAKITVQVDDSGNVADAHFHVMEIRGFEKFLEGAAVEEAPRITPRICGICQTAHHLAAAKATDMVFGLEVPETAKKLRELMLLGQYIHSHSLHFYFLGAPDLVLGPESDPALRNVVGILKSNPDLAMMAIKTRKIGQMITGVVGGKPISPVTAIPGGQSRGITSEQQADLLAQSKEAITLIEQGVEVAKPLFEQYAEAIQSLGPVESHFGGITKGGTIEFYDGPAKIIDKSGNQVYEFAAADYLDYIEEKVQPWSYLKFPYLKQIGFPDGNYRVGPLARLNVIDTIPTEKAGALYGEYKDKYGVAQNALLYHYARLIELMYAAERAVQLLEDDSITGTDLRQHLSEPLMTKDEAKESSETRRGVGMIEATRGILIHDYETDAAGFINRANLIVSTGQNNLSMDIGVRETAKQMIHGEDVAEGLKNQLEMIVRAYDPCLSCATHAIDGSSPLEVDIYDSEGQLLKKHLL comes from the coding sequence ATGAAAAATATCGAAATAAGCCCAGTAAGCCGGATAGAAGGTCATGCCAAAATCACGGTACAGGTTGATGATTCCGGTAATGTGGCTGATGCCCACTTTCACGTTATGGAAATCAGGGGATTTGAAAAATTCCTGGAAGGTGCAGCAGTAGAAGAAGCACCCCGAATCACTCCACGTATATGTGGTATATGCCAGACAGCACACCACCTGGCAGCAGCCAAAGCCACAGACATGGTATTTGGACTGGAAGTGCCTGAAACAGCCAAAAAGCTAAGGGAACTCATGCTCCTGGGACAGTACATTCACTCCCATTCACTACACTTCTACTTCCTGGGTGCTCCAGACCTGGTTCTGGGCCCAGAATCTGACCCTGCCCTACGAAATGTGGTGGGAATTCTAAAAAGCAACCCAGACTTGGCTATGATGGCCATTAAAACCAGGAAAATCGGACAGATGATAACTGGTGTTGTGGGAGGTAAACCCATAAGCCCAGTAACTGCCATACCTGGAGGGCAATCAAGAGGCATAACCTCTGAACAACAAGCAGACTTATTAGCTCAATCTAAAGAAGCAATAACACTGATAGAACAGGGTGTGGAAGTAGCTAAACCATTATTTGAACAGTACGCTGAAGCTATTCAATCATTAGGACCTGTGGAAAGCCATTTCGGTGGGATAACCAAAGGTGGTACCATTGAATTCTATGATGGACCCGCCAAGATCATTGACAAATCCGGAAACCAGGTCTATGAATTTGCAGCCGCAGATTACCTGGACTACATCGAAGAAAAAGTGCAACCATGGAGTTACCTGAAATTCCCCTACCTGAAACAGATAGGATTCCCAGATGGAAATTACCGTGTGGGTCCACTGGCCAGACTCAATGTCATTGACACCATACCCACGGAAAAAGCCGGAGCACTCTACGGTGAATACAAGGATAAGTATGGAGTTGCCCAAAATGCTCTCCTGTATCACTATGCACGTTTAATTGAGTTGATGTACGCTGCAGAAAGAGCCGTGCAACTACTGGAAGATGACAGTATAACCGGTACTGACCTGCGCCAGCACCTATCAGAACCATTGATGACCAAGGACGAAGCAAAAGAATCCAGCGAAACCAGAAGGGGAGTTGGAATGATCGAGGCCACCAGAGGAATCCTGATCCATGACTATGAAACTGATGCTGCAGGATTCATCAACCGGGCCAACTTAATCGTTTCCACTGGACAGAACAACCTATCCATGGACATTGGAGTCAGAGAAACAGCTAAACAGATGATACATGGTGAAGATGTTGCAGAAGGTCTTAAAAACCAGTTGGAAATGATTGTAAGAGCATATGATCCCTGTCTGTCCTGTGCAACCCATGCAATAGATGGAAGCTCTCCTCTAGAAGTGGACATCTACGACAGCGAAGGCCAGCTACTCAAAAAACACTTACTGTGA
- a CDS encoding replication factor C large subunit — MLWTDKYRPKTMNEVLGNKKAVEEIDEWVESWEHGEPQKCLLLIGPPGTGKTTLAHLISVYFSDHIELNASDKRSFDIIMNTIGEASASTSLFGEGRKLIILDEVDGLHGNEDRGGIRAINKIIKEGHHPMIMMANDLYSKRITSLKSKCQVIKIRKVHTNSIVALLKRICVKEGVDFEEHVLRTLAKRSRGDLRSAINDLQVIAQGKDKITSDDLEIISQKDDINNIFDSVRTVLKSKTPRHIRDALRLEAQPGFILEQITENIPREYEKPEEIERAYDAVAEADVYLGRAFHTRHYGYWKYTYDLMGVGVAMAKDETYKKFSRYASSTFYSKLSKNRAKRDLRDRVATKMGMKMHTSRAVAIEQFPYFEIMFQPEDVARDLADYFELDDAEVKQFRKRKIKNRKTKKVSEAKSKGKTKAVPKKSSKKASNETKPVSSKKGSKDVKPEKGSKNVKPEKSSKDVKSEKIVEDSKSEDKSGEGKKNKTRKKRTNSSKAASPDNGDSGKSESKDNGKQVSLFSFK, encoded by the coding sequence ATGTTGTGGACCGATAAATACCGTCCCAAAACCATGAACGAAGTTCTGGGTAATAAAAAGGCGGTTGAAGAGATTGATGAGTGGGTGGAAAGCTGGGAGCACGGTGAACCCCAGAAGTGTCTTCTGCTTATAGGGCCTCCTGGAACCGGTAAAACCACTCTGGCCCATTTGATATCTGTTTATTTCTCTGATCACATTGAGCTTAATGCCAGTGACAAGAGATCCTTTGACATTATAATGAACACCATTGGGGAAGCATCTGCCTCAACTTCCCTGTTTGGTGAGGGCAGGAAGCTGATCATCCTGGATGAGGTGGATGGGCTCCATGGTAATGAGGATCGTGGTGGTATACGGGCCATAAATAAGATCATCAAGGAGGGTCATCATCCCATGATCATGATGGCCAATGATCTTTACAGTAAACGTATCACCAGCCTGAAATCCAAATGTCAGGTTATCAAGATCCGTAAGGTGCACACCAACTCCATTGTGGCCCTCTTAAAGCGGATCTGTGTTAAGGAGGGTGTTGATTTTGAGGAGCACGTTCTCCGCACCCTGGCTAAAAGATCACGTGGTGACCTTAGATCAGCCATCAACGACCTTCAGGTGATTGCCCAAGGTAAGGACAAGATCACCTCTGATGATCTGGAGATCATATCCCAGAAGGATGATATTAACAATATCTTCGACTCGGTTCGAACTGTGCTTAAAAGCAAAACCCCCCGACATATCCGTGATGCACTACGGTTAGAGGCACAGCCAGGATTCATCCTGGAGCAAATCACTGAAAATATTCCCCGGGAATATGAAAAGCCAGAAGAAATCGAGAGGGCCTATGATGCCGTGGCAGAAGCAGATGTGTATCTGGGTAGGGCTTTCCATACCAGGCATTATGGTTACTGGAAGTACACCTATGACCTGATGGGAGTGGGAGTGGCCATGGCCAAGGATGAAACCTATAAGAAGTTCAGTAGATATGCCAGTTCCACATTCTACAGTAAACTATCCAAGAACCGTGCCAAGAGGGATCTCAGGGACAGGGTAGCAACCAAGATGGGGATGAAGATGCACACTTCCCGGGCAGTGGCCATTGAACAGTTCCCCTACTTTGAGATAATGTTCCAGCCAGAAGATGTAGCCCGAGACCTGGCAGACTACTTTGAACTGGATGATGCCGAGGTTAAACAGTTCCGGAAGCGGAAGATAAAAAATAGGAAGACCAAGAAGGTTTCTGAGGCTAAAAGTAAAGGTAAAACTAAAGCCGTGCCAAAAAAATCCTCAAAAAAAGCTTCCAATGAAACTAAACCTGTTTCTTCTAAAAAGGGTTCTAAAGACGTGAAACCTGAAAAAGGTTCTAAAAACGTGAAACCTGAAAAGAGTTCTAAAGACGTAAAATCTGAAAAGATTGTCGAAGATTCCAAATCAGAGGATAAATCAGGCGAAGGTAAAAAAAATAAGACAAGAAAGAAGAGAACTAATTCTTCAAAGGCCGCATCGCCAGATAATGGTGACTCAGGGAAGTCTGAATCTAAGGATAATGGTAAGCAGGTTTCGCTTTTTAGTTTTAAATGA
- a CDS encoding 4Fe-4S dicluster domain-containing protein yields the protein MVEILIDEDACVGCGSCVDDCPNDVYKMNEEKWKTEVVNADDCMACLSCHEICPAQAMTHKEIHVAKRLYIDRKVNHVLERMI from the coding sequence ATGGTTGAAATCCTAATAGACGAAGATGCATGTGTTGGATGTGGTTCCTGTGTGGATGACTGCCCCAACGACGTGTACAAGATGAATGAGGAAAAATGGAAAACAGAAGTGGTGAATGCCGATGATTGCATGGCATGCCTATCCTGCCACGAGATCTGCCCTGCCCAGGCCATGACACACAAAGAAATTCACGTGGCCAAACGGTTATATATTGACCGAAAAGTAAACCACGTACTGGAAAGAATGATCTGA
- the rnz gene encoding ribonuclease Z yields MELIFLGTSSALPTNKRNHPAIALKAFGEVMLFDCGEGTQRQMNRLKLSPMKINQIFITHLHGDHFLGLPGLIQSLAFRRRTEPLHIYGPEGTIKTIEHIKNLGYYCLSFPIHAYEISEGLIGETDDYIIRCCLARHSVPNLAYSVEEKRSPKFQKDKAIKLGLKPGPDFGKLQRGIPVEVNGKTVKPEQVLGEERKGRKIVYSGDTKPCPEMIHFAYNADVLIHESTFESSQEEKALKSCHSTTTHAATIAREAGVSELILFHMSTRYRDSDMLKKEAKQVFDKVTVAEDFMIYKVKKHD; encoded by the coding sequence ATGGAGTTAATATTTTTGGGAACATCGTCTGCACTCCCCACCAATAAAAGAAACCATCCAGCCATTGCCCTGAAGGCTTTCGGAGAAGTGATGCTTTTTGATTGTGGGGAGGGAACCCAAAGGCAGATGAACCGACTGAAATTGAGCCCAATGAAGATTAACCAAATTTTCATCACCCATCTCCACGGTGACCACTTCCTGGGACTGCCTGGCCTTATACAGTCCCTGGCCTTCAGAAGAAGAACAGAACCCCTGCATATTTACGGACCAGAAGGAACGATAAAAACCATTGAACATATTAAAAATCTGGGTTATTACTGTTTATCTTTCCCTATACATGCATATGAGATCAGTGAAGGTCTTATTGGTGAAACAGATGACTATATAATAAGATGTTGTCTGGCACGGCACTCAGTCCCTAACCTGGCCTATTCAGTTGAAGAGAAAAGATCTCCCAAATTCCAGAAAGATAAAGCCATAAAATTAGGGTTAAAACCCGGGCCTGATTTCGGTAAACTTCAAAGAGGCATCCCAGTGGAGGTTAATGGGAAAACAGTTAAACCAGAGCAAGTTCTTGGTGAGGAAAGGAAAGGAAGGAAAATAGTTTACTCTGGAGACACTAAACCTTGCCCTGAAATGATTCATTTCGCATACAACGCCGATGTTTTGATACATGAATCTACTTTTGAATCATCTCAGGAAGAAAAAGCCCTCAAATCCTGCCATTCCACCACCACACATGCAGCCACCATTGCCAGAGAAGCTGGAGTATCAGAACTAATTCTTTTCCATATGAGCACCCGTTACCGAGATAGTGATATGCTGAAAAAGGAAGCAAAACAGGTGTTTGATAAAGTTACAGTTGCAGAGGACTTTATGATCTATAAGGTGAAGAAACATGACTGA
- a CDS encoding hydrocarbon binding protein (contains V4R domain): MDMREITDNIGTFKPELIPKETGGDIDDYEDALHVLMKFMGSMSSALEQVSGRGANAIVYQAGKRMGHDAAKMMEKTDDLEKALFEMGEVLGHEFYYIKWKPAGQNSYVIQKDNEVTVKLLFMDCVVRQTLRRTGLPQKGPLCYLLYGYMVGAVEEIMDVKGKLDIDHVGPNACLKTLTIKWGGK; encoded by the coding sequence ATGGATATGAGAGAAATAACCGATAATATAGGTACATTCAAACCAGAATTAATTCCCAAAGAAACTGGTGGAGACATAGATGACTATGAAGATGCACTACACGTGCTGATGAAATTCATGGGATCCATGTCCAGTGCCCTGGAACAGGTTTCAGGAAGAGGTGCAAACGCCATTGTTTACCAAGCAGGGAAAAGAATGGGACACGATGCCGCCAAAATGATGGAAAAAACCGATGACCTGGAAAAAGCCCTGTTTGAAATGGGCGAAGTCCTGGGACATGAATTTTACTATATAAAATGGAAACCAGCCGGACAGAACAGTTATGTCATCCAAAAAGATAACGAAGTAACAGTAAAACTTCTTTTCATGGACTGCGTTGTCAGACAAACCCTTCGAAGAACTGGATTGCCCCAAAAAGGCCCATTATGTTACCTCTTATATGGTTACATGGTGGGAGCTGTGGAAGAAATTATGGATGTTAAAGGAAAATTAGACATTGACCATGTAGGACCCAACGCATGTCTTAAAACCCTCACCATCAAATGGGGTGGAAAATAA
- a CDS encoding roadblock/LC7 domain-containing protein: MIDTHLKTQLEKATLALDKTTDIEGILIVAIDGRILHHNLRVDVDINLFGPMSQVISNSSYRLLNSSGQGEMERVLVESSGGKALFLGLENAHLIILMQNSANVGLVMVNAKRASEKINEATHDLKLEVPEEVPVEPEPSEEIPTETVPEEIPTEEVPAEEIPVETTSQQPVTTEETSLEPEETPIEELVPEKELVEESSGEIKVESETVEVQEETVTPSLSESTTPESKPQEVESKTGTAELDQLEKAEIVEVEPETLETKPETPEEKPETLETEPPTIEAEPEIVEEPEIVEEPEIVEEPEIVEEPEIVEEPEERKPSIPTVKPPISFPTLPDHVEVPDDPEKRSELILDIYEKIFLAMSLGAAKIMGVAPARGLTKQFLPFEKCPKLLHNVNLKSNATIDFTQIKKNAQEIPVPEREEIFIHDFSRMIKIITENYGNVMGYEAFRGMVRAEFLAIKKSYGDAMDTLNIKKNMHPEIAHLFS, translated from the coding sequence ATGATTGACACCCATTTAAAGACACAACTGGAAAAAGCTACCCTGGCCCTGGATAAGACCACCGATATAGAAGGCATCCTTATTGTGGCCATTGATGGGCGGATTCTGCACCACAACTTAAGAGTTGATGTGGATATTAATCTCTTTGGTCCAATGTCACAGGTTATTTCCAACTCTTCTTATAGGCTCTTAAACTCATCTGGCCAGGGCGAAATGGAAAGAGTTCTGGTGGAATCTTCCGGGGGGAAAGCACTATTTTTAGGCCTGGAAAATGCACATTTAATTATTTTAATGCAGAATTCAGCTAACGTTGGCCTGGTTATGGTTAACGCCAAAAGAGCATCAGAAAAGATCAATGAAGCAACCCACGACCTTAAATTAGAGGTTCCAGAGGAAGTGCCAGTTGAACCAGAACCATCCGAAGAAATACCAACTGAAACAGTACCTGAAGAAATACCAACCGAAGAAGTACCTGCCGAGGAAATACCAGTTGAAACCACGTCACAACAACCGGTTACAACAGAAGAAACATCTTTAGAACCAGAGGAAACACCGATTGAAGAATTGGTGCCTGAAAAAGAGTTGGTTGAAGAAAGTTCTGGAGAAATTAAAGTTGAATCCGAAACTGTTGAGGTCCAAGAAGAAACCGTAACTCCCTCTTTATCAGAATCTACTACTCCTGAAAGCAAACCACAAGAAGTTGAAAGTAAAACCGGAACTGCAGAACTTGATCAATTAGAAAAAGCTGAAATTGTTGAAGTAGAACCAGAAACTCTGGAAACAAAACCAGAAACTCCAGAAGAAAAACCAGAAACCCTTGAAACAGAACCTCCAACTATCGAAGCAGAACCCGAAATCGTTGAAGAACCCGAAATCGTTGAAGAACCCGAAATCGTTGAAGAACCCGAAATCGTTGAAGAACCCGAAATCGTTGAAGAACCTGAAGAGAGAAAACCAAGTATACCCACGGTTAAACCCCCTATATCATTCCCAACCCTTCCAGATCATGTTGAAGTGCCTGATGATCCGGAAAAACGTTCCGAACTCATATTGGACATTTATGAAAAGATTTTCCTGGCCATGTCCCTGGGTGCAGCCAAGATCATGGGTGTTGCACCGGCCAGAGGACTCACCAAACAGTTCCTGCCCTTTGAAAAATGTCCGAAATTACTCCATAACGTTAACTTAAAAAGTAATGCCACCATTGATTTTACCCAGATAAAAAAGAACGCCCAGGAAATTCCCGTGCCAGAGCGAGAAGAAATATTTATCCATGATTTCAGTCGGATGATAAAGATCATAACTGAAAATTATGGCAATGTAATGGGTTACGAGGCATTCAGAGGTATGGTCCGTGCTGAGTTTTTAGCAATCAAGAAGTCCTATGGCGATGCAATGGATACACTTAACATCAAAAAGAACATGCATCCAGAAATTGCTCATCTCTTCAGTTAA